TTTAGCTAAGGAAATGACCCTCTTTGTTCATGGTGAGGAAGGCTTAGCCGATGCTTTAAGCATTACTGAAGCCCTCTTTTCAGGAGACATTAAGAATCTCAGTGCCAAGCAAATTGAACAGGGCTTTAATAATATGCCTGGAGCCCAAGTGCCTAGAGAGACGGCTAACTTAGCAGTATGGCTAGTGGATAACGGGGTAGAGAGCTCCCGCCGCCAATCCCGTGAAGACATTAAAAATGGGGCCATCTATATTAATGGTGAGCGGGTCCAAGACATTGATTATGAGATTTCACCTGCCGATGCCATCGAGGATAAATATATTGTCGTGCGTCGGGGTAAGAAGAAATATTTCTTAATGACTTTTGCCGATTAAAAAGACCGTATACAAAAAACTTGCTCATACTAGCATAAACTATCCATTCTAAAGGCGACCCGCTTTATGCTATACTGATTTAGAAATAATTAAAGGAGGCACTCATTCGTGACTAATACTAAAGAACCTTTTTATGTAACCACCCCGATTTACTATCCTAGTGGCCAACTACATATTGGTAATTCCTACTCAACCATTGCTGCTGATACCATTGCCCGTTATAAACGCCTAATGGGCCATGAAGTCTTCTTCCTTACTGGGGCTGACGAACATGGTTTGAAGATCCAACAAAAGGCTGAAGAAGAAGGAATTTCTCCCAAAGCCTATGTCGACCGGATGGCTGAGGGCATGCAAAAGTTGTGGAAGAGCTTAGATATCTCTAATGATAAATTTATCCGCACCACCGATGACTACCATGTCAAAGCTGTCCAAGACATTTTTGAGCAACTCTTAGACCAAGGGGACATTTACCTGGGAGAATATGAGGGTTGGTATTCGGTTTCTGATGAAGAATACTTTACCGAAACCCAATTAGCGGAAGTCTACCGTGATGAGGATGGCAAGGTCATTGGTGGTAAGGCGCCTTCCGGACACGAGGTTGAACTGGTTAAAGAGGAATCCTATTTCTTTAAGATGTCTAAGTATGCTGACCGCCTCTTACAATACTATGAAGACCATCCTGACTTCATCCAACCAGAATCCCGTAAGAAAGAAATGATTAACAACTTTATTAAACCTGGTCTGGAAGATTTGGCAGTGACCCGGACTTCTTTCTCTTGGGGAATTCCAGTCCGTTCTAATCCTAAACACGTGATTTATGTTTGGATCGATGCCCTAGCCAACTATATTACTGCCTTAGGCTATGGTTCAGAGGATGACTCCCGCTACCAAAAATTCTGGCCTGCCAATGTCCATTTAGTGGGCAAGGAAATTGTTCGTTTCCATACCATCTATTGGCCAATTATGTTAATGGCTCTTGACCTGCCCCTACCAAAACAAGTCTTTGGTCACGGCTGGTTATTGATGCAAGACGGTAAGATGTCTAAGTCTAAGGGGAATGTGGTTTATCCTGAAATGCTGATTGAGCGTTACGGACTCGATGCCTTACGCTACTACTTGATGCGGGAAGTGCAATTTGGTTCGGATGGGGTATTTACTCCTGATAATTTTGTCAACCGGATCAATTTTGACTTGGCCAATGACTTGGGGAACTTATTGAACCGGACCATTTCCATGTTGAATAAGTACCAAGAGGGACGCGCTGGTGCTTATTCTGGCCAAGTGACTGACTATGATGCTGACTTGGAAGCCGTTATCGAAGACAATGTCAGAGACTACTTTGGTAATATGGATAACTTCCACTTCTCCTTAGCCCTAGATAATACTTGGAAGATTATTTCGCGGGCCAATAAGTATATTGACGAAACCATGCCTTGGGTACTTGCTAAAGATGACAGTAAGCAAGCAGACTTACAATCAGTTCTTTATCACTTAGTTGATGCGCTGCGGATTATTGCTATTCTGATCCAACCAGTCATGACCCAAACTCCTAAGTTGATCTTTGAACAGTTGGGAATTTCTGATAGTGACCATTCCTTCGCTTCCTTAGAAATTGGTCTTTACCCAGCAGCTGCCCAAGTGATTGCTAAAGGAGAGCCCATCTTCCCACGTTTAGATAAGGAAGAAGAGGTTGACTATATCCGCTCACAAATGTCTACCCCAGCAGCTGATGATGAAGACTGGGATCCTGAGGAAACCGAATTAGTTAACGCTAAGGATAAGACCATTAAATTCGAAAAATTTGATGATGTTGAACTCAAGGTTGCTGAAGTCAAAGACTGTGACTTTGTTGAAGGCGCTGACAAGCTCTTGAAATTCCGCCTAGATGCCGGAGACCAACAAGACCGGCAAATTCTATCTGGAATTCGTGAATTCTACCCAGAGCCTAAAGACCTCATTGGTAAGAAGGTCATTATTGTAGCTAATTTAAAAGCCCGTAAAATGAAAGGAGAAGTCTCCCAAGGGATGATTCTTTCTGCAGAAGATGGCGACGATTTGCGCGTGATTTTTGTTGATGAGTCTTTACCAAATGGGAGTCTCCTGGGCTAATGAGAGTGAAGAGACTGTGACTAGACCACAGTCTCTTTTCCATGAAAACTAAGAGAAGTCTGGATAAACAATCACTGAGAAAGATTGCTATTCAGCTTTCTCATTGACAAGAGAGGAGTTTAATCATGCTCTTTGATACACATACCCACTTTAATACAGCTGACTTTGATGAGGACCGGGACCAAGCCATTAACCGTGCCCGTCAAGCTGGTGTTTCAGGCATGGGGATTGTTGGTTTTGACCAAGATAGTATTGAACGGGGGCTTCCCCTAGTCGCCGAACACCCAGATATGGTCGGTATTTATGGCTGGCACCCCACTGAGGCAGGTAAGTATAAGCAAGAAATTGAAAACTTACTCCTATCTGCCCTAGATACTGACAAGGCAGTTGGGGTAGGGGAGATGGGACTTGACTTCTACTGGGATGAAGATCCCTTGGAAGTTCAAGAAAAAGTTTTCCGCCGTCAAATTGCCATTGCTAGAGAAGCCCACTTGCCGGTAATTATCCATAACCGCGATGCTTCGGAGGATGTCTACCGGATTCTCAAAGATGAAAAAATTTGGGAAATTGGTGGGATCATGCATACCTTCGGAGAAAGTCGGGAGGATGCTAAGCGCTTCTTAGACTTAGGCATGCACCTGTCCTTTTCTGGGGTGATGACCTTCAAGAAAACCAAGGAAGTCCGCCAAGTGGCAGCAGAATGTCCCCAAGATCGGCTCTTGATCGAAACCGATTCTCCCTACCTGACCCCAGAACCTAAACGGGGGCAACGGAATGAGTCCGCCAATATCTCCTTTGTCAACAATCGCTTAGCCGACCTCAGACAAACTTCTTATGAGGCCATGGCTAAGATTACCTATGACAATGCTTGTCGCTTATTTGGCATTGAATGGACGGAAGCTGGTTGGAAAAAAGTTTAATGAAGAAAAGACTAAAAGAGGTTATTGTCGTTGAAGGCAGGGACGATAGCCAACGCTTAAAACAGTTCTACCAAGTCAAAACCATCGAAACCAATGGTTCAGCCATCAACCAAGAAACCATGGATAAAATTAAGCAAGCCCAGGACTTATATGGAGTCATTGTTTTCACTGACCCTGATGTTTCTGGGGAAAAAATTCGTCGCACCATTATGCGTGACGTTCCCGAAGTCCAACATGCCTTCTTGGAAAGGCAGGATGCCAAGCCCAAGCACAAGGGCAGCTTGGGAGTGGAACATGCCTCTTTTGCGGCCATCGACCAAGCCCTGAGTGCCGTCTATACGGTGACGACTGCTGAAGAAAATCAACCGCCTTTTACTCGGGCTGAACTCATGCAACTGGGTCTCTTGGGAGGACAAGGTGCCAGTGCTAGACGAGATTATTTGACCCAACGCTTAAAAATTGGCCATAGTAATGGGAAACAATTAGCCAAACGCCTAGCCTTGTTTCAAATTCCTCCAGCAGCTGTTTTAGAAGTTGTCGCAGAATACAATCAAAAAGAGAAGAAGGAGAACCACTATGACTAAAGCCTGGATTGCTACCCCAAGTCGGACCAATGCCATTTTGAACCGCTACCACTTAGACGCTAAAAAGAGTCTGGGGCAAAACTTCCTTATGGAACCTCAAATTCTAGAAAAAATGGTGGAAGCAGCGGCTATCGGCCAAGACACGGACGTCATTGAAATTGGTCCAGGGATTGGTGCCCTAACAGAATTTCTCTGTGAAAGTGCTGGCCGGGTCCTGGCTTTTGAGGTCGATGACCGGCTCCTACCAGTCTTAGAAGAGGAACTGGGCCACTATGACAATTTGACCGTCCTCCACCAAGATATTTTGGAGGCTGATTTAAAGGCCAGTGTGGCCCAGTATTTTCCTGATTCTAAACGCCTAGCGGTGGTCGCTAATCTTCCTTATTACATTACCACCCCCATTATCTTTCACTTTTTGGAAAGTGACTTGGAGGTTTCTGACTTTGCCCTAATGATGCAGTATGAAGTTGCTGAACGCCTGACTGCTCAGCCTGGAACCAAGGCCTATAGTGCCTTAACCATTGTTTTAGATTATTACTGCCAGTCTGAGATTGCCGTTAAGGTGCCTAAGACCGTCTTTAAGCCCCGACCCAAAGTCGATTCCGCTGTCCTGCATCTGAAACGCCGGCAAGTTCCCCCAGTCAAGCCTCAAAATGAGGCTTTGTTCTTTAAAGTGGTCAAGGGTGCCTTTGCCCACCGGCGTAAAACCCTGTGGAATAATTTAAAAACTCTCTTTGCGGGACAATTCCAAGAACCAAGTGATTTGGAAGCGGCTATTGAAGCTGCGGGGATCGATCCCAAGCTTCGGGCTGAACAATTGACCATGGAAGATTTTTGCCGCTTAAGTGACGCCTTGAATGAAGCTAATTTTAAATAAAGCTTATAAGGACACCAGCTTCTGCCTTGAAAAGGGGAGGAGATGGTGTTTTTGTTGAAGAATAGGTCTTATATCTTATAAAAAAGCGATCATTCCGGTTAACTTATGATAAAATGAATAACAATTAAAACTTAAAAAGTTATAACAAGAGAAACGAGATGGTTATTTGCCCAAAGTATTAGAAGTTAGCCACTTAAATAAGGTTTTCCATAGTAAAAAGGAAAGCTTCCAGGCTGTTAAAGATGTGTCTTTGACCATTGATGAAGGTGAGATTCTGTCGATTATTGGGCCTAATGGGGCAGGGAAGACGACCCTCTTATCCATGTTGGGTGGCTACTTATTACCCAGTTCAGGATCGATTCTTGTTAAAGGAGTGGATGTCTTGGCCGATCCCCACCAGGGTTTGATCGGGGTCTCCTTTGGCGGGGACTTAGGTTTTTATGATAAGGTCTCTGCTCAAGATAACCTGTCTTTCTTTGCTGATTTGACCGATATTCCCTCAAAGGAGCGAAAAAAAGAGGTCGACCGGGTGCTCGCTATCGTTAAGCTGACCGACCAAAGAAATAAGACGGTAGAACATTTTTCTAAGGGGATGAAGCAGCGCCTCCATATTGCCCGGGCCCTATTGGGGCAACCCGCCTTACTCTTGCTTGACGAACCGACCAATGGGATTGATGTGGAAATTTCTCAAGAAATCCACCAGACCATTCGGGACTTGGCCAGTCAGGAAGGCTTAGCGGTCTTATTGACTAGCCATATGATGGGAGAAGTAGAGAGTTTAGCCAAACGGATTATCCTCCTAGGTCGAGGCGAGATCCAATACCAGGGAACGGTAGCGGACATTGTTAAACTGTCGGGTGTGGAGCACATTGACCGACCTGCTACCCTGGAAGAATCTTATTTGGCCTTAGCGCCGCGATTGAGGTGAGCTTATGGGTCGCTTTTTACGTTTATATGGCTTTCATTTAAAAGTTTATATGAAAAACTCTTATTTTTTCTGGCTGCCCATTACCAGCACCCTGACTTTCTTTTGCTTGCAGTATATTGCTCTCTATGCCTCTGGGACGTCTGCTGACCCCGATTTATGGCTGAGAAGTGGTGTTTTTGGCCTGTGGACCTCGGCAACTACAGCCACAGGATCGATCGGTTACCAACGTCACTTAGGCACTTTACCTTATTTAATTAATACCCAAGTGGGGGATGCCTATTCTTTATTCACTTTGTTATTGCCAGCGGCTTCCTTTGGTTTATTGAGTTTTCCCTTGGCTTATTTATTAGCCCTTATTTTTAATACGGGAATACAAGCCCTTAGCCTGGCTATGGCGATTCAGGTCTTCATGCTCTTTCTGGGCGCTGTGGTGATGGATTTATTGATTGCTGGCTTTTTTGTCTTAACCCCTAACGCCATTATTTATGAAGAATTGCTCCACTTACCTGTTATGTTGCTTTCCGGCTTACTGGGGACCTTTGCCCTAGCCAGTCATTGGGTCACTTGGACTCAGTGGCTGATTCCGATTATTTATCCTATTCAAGCTCTCTTAGGCCGTGGCGATCATTTATCCCTAGTGGCCTATGGCTTTTCTTTATTAGTTTGGCTCTTCTTAGCAGTCACTTTGGGGTCTTATCTCTTAAGATCAGCCCGTAAGCAAGGTTTAGGGAGGCGGTTTTAATGCGAATTCAAATGAAATCCTTACCTTTTTTGCAGAATAAGAAATTGATCCTGATCCATTTTCTGATCCTACCCATTATTCAGATCCTAGTTATCCTTCTCCTCAATCAACAGTATGCTAAGGCGCTTAATCCCCAAGTGGCCATGGCCTCGGTTTATTTGTCGGCCAATTCTTTCTGTTTGTCCACCATGGCTTATCTCTTGGTGGTTGATTACTTGAGCCAAATTTTCCGGGAAGTTCTCGTCCGTAAGCCCTGGTCTTTAACTTATTGGGGCAGGAAGATTGGAACTAGTCTCTTTTTAAGTCTAATCATGTTCTTGATTAATGGTGGACTCCTAGTCATGGTTGGAGTAGATACTAGCTATTTTTGGTCTAGCTTAGCGGCCTTACCGCTTTCCTTATTCTTTAGTGCCGGTTTAGGGATCGCTGGCTACCTGTTAAGTGTCCACCGTGATAATATCTATCTCTTTACCAATCTTTTTACCGCCATCTTGCCGCTCCTGGCCGGTGTGGTTGCCCCTATCACTGCCTACCCACCATTCTTTAAGGCGGCTAGCTATGTCTTTCCTTATGGTCAAGTGGTCCTGGGAATTTACCAGGGAGAGTCAAGGGCTTTATTAGTCTTGTTCTACCTCCTCATCGTTTTCGCTTTAAATGTCTGGCTTTTAAAGCGAGTAAAGAAAGATCTGATGGTGGGCTAAAGAGCTCCCCCAGAAGTGTTTGAATCTTGAAGCTTTTAATAATATTTTCTTGGAAAATTGCCCGGTAAATTGCCCTTATAAATCCTTTTAGAAAATGCTTTATAGGTCTTGACAATGAAGCTTTTATTGTGCTATTGTAAAATGTTTGCCTTTGTGTTATAATTGGTCTATCAAGGGGTGATGGCATGCCAAGTAATTTACAAAATATTAAGGCAGGCTTAGAGGAAAATATTGGTAAACCGATCCAAGTAACGCAACAAACGGGGAGAAAACGGATTACTATCCGTAATGGTATCTTAAGTGATACTTTTCCAGCTGTATTTGTTGTTGAACTCGATCAAGATGAAAATCAGTTTGAGCGGGTATGCTATAGCTATACCGACTTATTAACTGAAAGCATCGAAATTGAGTTTCCCTAATTTTGTGCGTGATTAGTGATTGAGAAGAGGTGTAAGCAGCATGCAAAACCATGCTACTTACACCTCTTTTCTTTATCCCTTGCCTTCTTAGTTGAGGAATCAAGTAGTCATGTTAAAATAAGAATAATTAGATCAGTCAAGGAAAGGGGGAGAAGCAAAATGGCTATTCGCGAAAAAGCTCTGGCTAAGATTAATCTCGCCCAAGATATCTACTATCAAGCAGAGGAAGACCGCTTTTATTTTGATATGGTCATGGCCTCAGTTGACCTGGCTGATTACCTGGTCATTGAGGAAAACGATAGTGGGGAGATTTTTATCCGTTCCAACCAACATTTTCTGCCCCGGGACCAACGTAACCATGCCTACCAGGCCGCGGTAAAAATGAGGGAACTTGCCGGACTTGACCGGGGCTTAACCATTTCTATCCGTAAATATATTCCGGTTTCAGCCGGACTTGGGGGCGGTTCTAGTGATGCAGCGGCGGTCATTCGAGGCTTAAACCGCCTCTGGAACTTAGATTGGTCCCTTGACCAACTCATGGATATTGCCGTGACCATTGATAGTGATGCTCCTTATTGCTTAAGAGGGGGATTGTGTCGGATGACCGGTTCGGGGAGAGATTATGAAGTCCTACAGTCCTTACCTTCAAGCTGGCTGGTTCTAGCTAAACCCGCTTTTTCCATTTCTACGCCAAAAATGTTGGCTGCTTTAAAAGACTATCCCAAAAAGCTTTCCTACCATGCTGAGGCCGTGTCGGATGCCATTAAGGCCGGAGATTATCAACAAGTAATGGCAGAAGTTGGCAACTCCTTAGAGGCCATTACTTTTAGTAATTATCCGAAATTAAAAGACTTAAAAGACCGGATGCAAAGCTTCGGTGCCCAAGGGGTAACCATGACCGGGAGCGGGTCGACCGTTATAGGCTTTACCCGCCAGCAACAACAGGCTA
The nucleotide sequence above comes from Aerococcus urinae. Encoded proteins:
- the metG gene encoding methionine--tRNA ligase: MTNTKEPFYVTTPIYYPSGQLHIGNSYSTIAADTIARYKRLMGHEVFFLTGADEHGLKIQQKAEEEGISPKAYVDRMAEGMQKLWKSLDISNDKFIRTTDDYHVKAVQDIFEQLLDQGDIYLGEYEGWYSVSDEEYFTETQLAEVYRDEDGKVIGGKAPSGHEVELVKEESYFFKMSKYADRLLQYYEDHPDFIQPESRKKEMINNFIKPGLEDLAVTRTSFSWGIPVRSNPKHVIYVWIDALANYITALGYGSEDDSRYQKFWPANVHLVGKEIVRFHTIYWPIMLMALDLPLPKQVFGHGWLLMQDGKMSKSKGNVVYPEMLIERYGLDALRYYLMREVQFGSDGVFTPDNFVNRINFDLANDLGNLLNRTISMLNKYQEGRAGAYSGQVTDYDADLEAVIEDNVRDYFGNMDNFHFSLALDNTWKIISRANKYIDETMPWVLAKDDSKQADLQSVLYHLVDALRIIAILIQPVMTQTPKLIFEQLGISDSDHSFASLEIGLYPAAAQVIAKGEPIFPRLDKEEEVDYIRSQMSTPAADDEDWDPEETELVNAKDKTIKFEKFDDVELKVAEVKDCDFVEGADKLLKFRLDAGDQQDRQILSGIREFYPEPKDLIGKKVIIVANLKARKMKGEVSQGMILSAEDGDDLRVIFVDESLPNGSLLG
- a CDS encoding TatD family hydrolase, which encodes MLFDTHTHFNTADFDEDRDQAINRARQAGVSGMGIVGFDQDSIERGLPLVAEHPDMVGIYGWHPTEAGKYKQEIENLLLSALDTDKAVGVGEMGLDFYWDEDPLEVQEKVFRRQIAIAREAHLPVIIHNRDASEDVYRILKDEKIWEIGGIMHTFGESREDAKRFLDLGMHLSFSGVMTFKKTKEVRQVAAECPQDRLLIETDSPYLTPEPKRGQRNESANISFVNNRLADLRQTSYEAMAKITYDNACRLFGIEWTEAGWKKV
- the rnmV gene encoding ribonuclease M5 is translated as MKKRLKEVIVVEGRDDSQRLKQFYQVKTIETNGSAINQETMDKIKQAQDLYGVIVFTDPDVSGEKIRRTIMRDVPEVQHAFLERQDAKPKHKGSLGVEHASFAAIDQALSAVYTVTTAEENQPPFTRAELMQLGLLGGQGASARRDYLTQRLKIGHSNGKQLAKRLALFQIPPAAVLEVVAEYNQKEKKENHYD
- the rsmA gene encoding 16S rRNA (adenine(1518)-N(6)/adenine(1519)-N(6))-dimethyltransferase RsmA produces the protein MTKAWIATPSRTNAILNRYHLDAKKSLGQNFLMEPQILEKMVEAAAIGQDTDVIEIGPGIGALTEFLCESAGRVLAFEVDDRLLPVLEEELGHYDNLTVLHQDILEADLKASVAQYFPDSKRLAVVANLPYYITTPIIFHFLESDLEVSDFALMMQYEVAERLTAQPGTKAYSALTIVLDYYCQSEIAVKVPKTVFKPRPKVDSAVLHLKRRQVPPVKPQNEALFFKVVKGAFAHRRKTLWNNLKTLFAGQFQEPSDLEAAIEAAGIDPKLRAEQLTMEDFCRLSDALNEANFK
- a CDS encoding ABC transporter permease codes for the protein MRIQMKSLPFLQNKKLILIHFLILPIIQILVILLLNQQYAKALNPQVAMASVYLSANSFCLSTMAYLLVVDYLSQIFREVLVRKPWSLTYWGRKIGTSLFLSLIMFLINGGLLVMVGVDTSYFWSSLAALPLSLFFSAGLGIAGYLLSVHRDNIYLFTNLFTAILPLLAGVVAPITAYPPFFKAASYVFPYGQVVLGIYQGESRALLVLFYLLIVFALNVWLLKRVKKDLMVG
- a CDS encoding Veg family protein, with the translated sequence MPSNLQNIKAGLEENIGKPIQVTQQTGRKRITIRNGILSDTFPAVFVVELDQDENQFERVCYSYTDLLTESIEIEFP
- the ispE gene encoding 4-(cytidine 5'-diphospho)-2-C-methyl-D-erythritol kinase, whose amino-acid sequence is MAIREKALAKINLAQDIYYQAEEDRFYFDMVMASVDLADYLVIEENDSGEIFIRSNQHFLPRDQRNHAYQAAVKMRELAGLDRGLTISIRKYIPVSAGLGGGSSDAAAVIRGLNRLWNLDWSLDQLMDIAVTIDSDAPYCLRGGLCRMTGSGRDYEVLQSLPSSWLVLAKPAFSISTPKMLAALKDYPKKLSYHAEAVSDAIKAGDYQQVMAEVGNSLEAITFSNYPKLKDLKDRMQSFGAQGVTMTGSGSTVIGFTRQQQQAKRIYNGLKGFCEEVYVVRMNQNLRNIS